One genomic segment of Misgurnus anguillicaudatus chromosome 23, ASM2758022v2, whole genome shotgun sequence includes these proteins:
- the amigo3 gene encoding amphoterin-induced protein 3 isoform X1 has protein sequence MLCAQGVAAPLMLSSFLLQLVRANIPFGCLIASDILSCTNLGIEHIPVELPVMVATLDFNHNNLERLEDGSFAGLPNLDTLRLAHNRLSRLSPGTFRNTSSIRHLDLSSNQLNVIEQHYFQELAGIKELLLYNNRIVRVESKALSGLTKLRKAYLSHNRLTDFPFFSVQEHSNLITLDLSSNRMPNLPVEDISSLQESVQQGLFLHNNTLICECSMYSMFKHWEQKGFTSVTDFREEHTCLLYGERRASVRFLQHVRFFENCTLKPLVETENLKADVGHTLLLNCTTSLKGKHITYLWVSPNQEYIAPPGNNSTLQMYANGTLKILAAKKEDAGVYLCMAINHQETRNETREVNVTVVVPHHEDEHFNTGFTTLLGCVVSLVLVLMYLYLTPCRCWCRKHPTPATPSPGNECSAQSSILTPTPPATTEGPGRKVSNSKHVVFLEPIKETQNGRPRAALALEHPKLTVTRSDADSVTSVFSDTTIVP, from the coding sequence ATGCTGTGTGCTCAGGGTGTGGCTGCACCCCTGATGCTGAGCTCTTTCCTGCTACAGCTGGTCAGGGCCAATATCCCTTTTGGTTGTTTGATTGCTTCCGACATCCTGAGCTGCACAAATCTCGGCATTGAGCATATTCCAGTAGAGTTGCCTGTAATGGTGGCGACCTTGGACTTCAACCACAACAACTTGGAACGACTGGAGGATGGCAGCTTCGCTGGTCTACCCAATCTGGACACCTTACGGTTAGCTCACAATCGGCTCAGCAGGCTCAGTCCGGGAACCTTCCGGAATACAAGTAGCATACGACATCTGGACCTTTCCTCCAATCAGCTGAATGTTATCGAGCAGCACTACTTTCAAGAGTTGGCAGGAATCAAGGAGTTGCTCCTTTACAACAACCGTATAGTAAGGGTAGAAAGCAAAGCCCTGAGCGGTTTGACTAAACTACGTAAGGCCTACCTGAGCCATAACAGGCTGACAGACTTCCCCTTCTTTTCGGTTCAGGAACATTCCAACCTTATAACACTAGACTTAAGCTCAAACCGTATGCCCAACCTTCCTGTTGAGGACATTTCAAGTCTACAGGAATCAGTACAACAAGGGTTGTTCCTGCACAACAACACTCTTATTTGTGAGTGCTCCATGTATAGTATGTTTAAACATTGGGAGCAGAAGGGTTTCACCTCAGTGACAGACTTCCGAGAGGAGCATACCTGCCTGCTTTACGGTGAGCGGCGTGCTTCGGTGCGCTTTCTGCAACACGTGCGATTCTTTGAGAACTGCACTTTAAAACCGCTAGTGGAGACGGAGAATCTAAAGGCAGATGTCGGGCATACGTTGCTTTTAAACTGTACAACATCATTAAAGGGAAAGCATATCACCTACTTATGGGTGTCCCCAAATCAGGAATACATTGCTCCACCTGGTAATAACAGCACACTGCAAATGTATGCAAATGGCACCTTAAAAATCTTGGCAGCAAAAAAAGAGGACGCTGGGGTGTACTTGTGCATGGCTATAAACCATCAAGAGACACGCAATGAGACTCGAGAAGTGAATGTAACCGTGGTGGTACCCCATCACGAAGATGAGCATTTTAACACCGGCTTCACAACTCTGTTGGGCTGCGTGGTCAGCCTGGTTTTGGTCCTTATGTACCTCTACTTGACACCGTGCCGCTGCTGGTGTCGCAAGCATCCGACACCAGCGACTCCAAGCCCTGGAAATGAATGCAGCGCCCAATCATCTATCCTGACGCCCACGCCACCCGCCACCACGGAGGGCCCCGGCCGCAAGGTCAGTAACAGCAAGCATGTGGTCTTTCTGGAACCCATCAAGGAGACACAAAATGGGAGGCCGCGGGCAGCACTAGCCCTCGAGCACCCAAAACTGACAGTAACGCGGAGCGATGCTGACTCAGTCACCTCCGTCTTCTCAGACACCACAATTGTGCCATAG
- the amigo3 gene encoding amphoterin-induced protein 3 isoform X2: protein MLCAQGVAAPLMLSSFLLQLVRANIPFGCLIASDILSCTNLGIEHIPVELPVMVATLDFNHNNLERLEDGSFAGLPNLDTLRLAHNRLSRLSPGTFRNTSSIRHLDLSSNQLNVIEQHYFQELAGIKELLLYNNRIVRVESKALSGLTKLRKAYLSHNRLTDFPFFSVQEHSNLITLDLSSNRMPNLPVEDISSLQESVQQGLFLHNNTLICECSMYSMFKHWEQKGFTSVTDFREEHTCLLYGERRASVRFLQHVRFFENCTLKPLVETENLKADVGHTLLLNCTTSLKGKHITYLWVSPNQEYIAPPGNNSTLQMYANGTLKILAAKKEDAGVYLCMAINHQETRNETREVNVTVVVPHHEDEHFNTGFTTLLGCVVSLVLVLMYLYLTPCRCWCRKHPTPATPSPGNECSAQSSILTPTPPATTEGPGRKKMYQSKPAVTQQPASDIWTTQASP from the coding sequence ATGCTGTGTGCTCAGGGTGTGGCTGCACCCCTGATGCTGAGCTCTTTCCTGCTACAGCTGGTCAGGGCCAATATCCCTTTTGGTTGTTTGATTGCTTCCGACATCCTGAGCTGCACAAATCTCGGCATTGAGCATATTCCAGTAGAGTTGCCTGTAATGGTGGCGACCTTGGACTTCAACCACAACAACTTGGAACGACTGGAGGATGGCAGCTTCGCTGGTCTACCCAATCTGGACACCTTACGGTTAGCTCACAATCGGCTCAGCAGGCTCAGTCCGGGAACCTTCCGGAATACAAGTAGCATACGACATCTGGACCTTTCCTCCAATCAGCTGAATGTTATCGAGCAGCACTACTTTCAAGAGTTGGCAGGAATCAAGGAGTTGCTCCTTTACAACAACCGTATAGTAAGGGTAGAAAGCAAAGCCCTGAGCGGTTTGACTAAACTACGTAAGGCCTACCTGAGCCATAACAGGCTGACAGACTTCCCCTTCTTTTCGGTTCAGGAACATTCCAACCTTATAACACTAGACTTAAGCTCAAACCGTATGCCCAACCTTCCTGTTGAGGACATTTCAAGTCTACAGGAATCAGTACAACAAGGGTTGTTCCTGCACAACAACACTCTTATTTGTGAGTGCTCCATGTATAGTATGTTTAAACATTGGGAGCAGAAGGGTTTCACCTCAGTGACAGACTTCCGAGAGGAGCATACCTGCCTGCTTTACGGTGAGCGGCGTGCTTCGGTGCGCTTTCTGCAACACGTGCGATTCTTTGAGAACTGCACTTTAAAACCGCTAGTGGAGACGGAGAATCTAAAGGCAGATGTCGGGCATACGTTGCTTTTAAACTGTACAACATCATTAAAGGGAAAGCATATCACCTACTTATGGGTGTCCCCAAATCAGGAATACATTGCTCCACCTGGTAATAACAGCACACTGCAAATGTATGCAAATGGCACCTTAAAAATCTTGGCAGCAAAAAAAGAGGACGCTGGGGTGTACTTGTGCATGGCTATAAACCATCAAGAGACACGCAATGAGACTCGAGAAGTGAATGTAACCGTGGTGGTACCCCATCACGAAGATGAGCATTTTAACACCGGCTTCACAACTCTGTTGGGCTGCGTGGTCAGCCTGGTTTTGGTCCTTATGTACCTCTACTTGACACCGTGCCGCTGCTGGTGTCGCAAGCATCCGACACCAGCGACTCCAAGCCCTGGAAATGAATGCAGCGCCCAATCATCTATCCTGACGCCCACGCCACCCGCCACCACGGAGGGCCCCGGCCGCAAG
- the amigo3 gene encoding amphoterin-induced protein 3 isoform X3 yields MLCAQGVAAPLMLSSFLLQLVRANIPFGCLIASDILSCTNLGIEHIPVELPVMVATLDFNHNNLERLEDGSFAGLPNLDTLRLAHNRLSRLSPGTFRNTSSIRHLDLSSNQLNVIEQHYFQELAGIKELLLYNNRIVRVESKALSGLTKLRKAYLSHNRLTDFPFFSVQEHSNLITLDLSSNRMPNLPVEDISSLQESVQQGLFLHNNTLICECSMYSMFKHWEQKGFTSVTDFREEHTCLLYGERRASVRFLQHVRFFENCTLKPLVETENLKADVGHTLLLNCTTSLKGKHITYLWVSPNQEYIAPPGNNSTLQMYANGTLKILAAKKEDAGVYLCMAINHQETRNETREVNVTVVVPHHEDEHFNTGFTTLLGCVVSLVLVLMYLYLTPCRCWCRKHPTPATPSPGNECSAQSSILTPTPPATTEGPGRKMYQSKPAVTQQPASDIWTTQASP; encoded by the coding sequence ATGCTGTGTGCTCAGGGTGTGGCTGCACCCCTGATGCTGAGCTCTTTCCTGCTACAGCTGGTCAGGGCCAATATCCCTTTTGGTTGTTTGATTGCTTCCGACATCCTGAGCTGCACAAATCTCGGCATTGAGCATATTCCAGTAGAGTTGCCTGTAATGGTGGCGACCTTGGACTTCAACCACAACAACTTGGAACGACTGGAGGATGGCAGCTTCGCTGGTCTACCCAATCTGGACACCTTACGGTTAGCTCACAATCGGCTCAGCAGGCTCAGTCCGGGAACCTTCCGGAATACAAGTAGCATACGACATCTGGACCTTTCCTCCAATCAGCTGAATGTTATCGAGCAGCACTACTTTCAAGAGTTGGCAGGAATCAAGGAGTTGCTCCTTTACAACAACCGTATAGTAAGGGTAGAAAGCAAAGCCCTGAGCGGTTTGACTAAACTACGTAAGGCCTACCTGAGCCATAACAGGCTGACAGACTTCCCCTTCTTTTCGGTTCAGGAACATTCCAACCTTATAACACTAGACTTAAGCTCAAACCGTATGCCCAACCTTCCTGTTGAGGACATTTCAAGTCTACAGGAATCAGTACAACAAGGGTTGTTCCTGCACAACAACACTCTTATTTGTGAGTGCTCCATGTATAGTATGTTTAAACATTGGGAGCAGAAGGGTTTCACCTCAGTGACAGACTTCCGAGAGGAGCATACCTGCCTGCTTTACGGTGAGCGGCGTGCTTCGGTGCGCTTTCTGCAACACGTGCGATTCTTTGAGAACTGCACTTTAAAACCGCTAGTGGAGACGGAGAATCTAAAGGCAGATGTCGGGCATACGTTGCTTTTAAACTGTACAACATCATTAAAGGGAAAGCATATCACCTACTTATGGGTGTCCCCAAATCAGGAATACATTGCTCCACCTGGTAATAACAGCACACTGCAAATGTATGCAAATGGCACCTTAAAAATCTTGGCAGCAAAAAAAGAGGACGCTGGGGTGTACTTGTGCATGGCTATAAACCATCAAGAGACACGCAATGAGACTCGAGAAGTGAATGTAACCGTGGTGGTACCCCATCACGAAGATGAGCATTTTAACACCGGCTTCACAACTCTGTTGGGCTGCGTGGTCAGCCTGGTTTTGGTCCTTATGTACCTCTACTTGACACCGTGCCGCTGCTGGTGTCGCAAGCATCCGACACCAGCGACTCCAAGCCCTGGAAATGAATGCAGCGCCCAATCATCTATCCTGACGCCCACGCCACCCGCCACCACGGAGGGCCCCGGCCGCAAG